The Salinibaculum sp. SYNS191 genome has a window encoding:
- the btuC gene encoding vitamin B12 ABC transporter permease BtuC, producing the protein MGIRSRVALWSAGLFGVLCMSILASATMGPVGLDLGTVARASLNAVGVPAGASVNVAAAGLGGLDVPVPVVDVQYVYPFDFAVAGNAETIVRQLRLPRIVLGGVVGFALAAAGAVMQGFFRNPMADPSIIGVSTGAAVGAVATIAFPLALPLSLQAAAFLGAIVTAFAVYVIATEGGRTPVATLLLAGVAVQALLGAVISYLLLQSGESLEQAVYWLMGNLHNSRWSDVEVTLPLAALAFVVLLAYTRDLNVMLLGEEDATAVGIEVERTKRILLAVSSVITAAAVAVAGVIGFVGLVVPHIMRLVVGPDHRLLLPTSALAGASFLVVTDTVARAGAAELPVGIITAALGAPFFLYLLVRREVHAL; encoded by the coding sequence ATGGGGATTCGCTCGCGCGTCGCGCTGTGGTCGGCAGGGCTGTTCGGAGTCCTCTGTATGTCGATTCTCGCGAGCGCGACGATGGGGCCGGTCGGGCTGGACCTCGGCACCGTCGCGCGGGCGAGTCTCAACGCCGTCGGCGTCCCGGCCGGGGCGTCGGTGAACGTCGCCGCCGCGGGGCTAGGCGGGCTAGACGTTCCGGTGCCCGTCGTCGACGTCCAGTACGTCTACCCGTTCGATTTCGCGGTGGCGGGGAACGCGGAGACCATCGTCCGCCAGCTCCGCCTGCCCCGCATCGTCCTCGGGGGCGTGGTCGGCTTCGCGCTCGCGGCCGCCGGCGCGGTGATGCAGGGGTTCTTCCGGAACCCGATGGCCGACCCCTCGATCATCGGCGTCTCGACGGGCGCGGCAGTGGGGGCCGTCGCGACCATCGCCTTCCCGCTCGCGCTCCCGCTCAGTCTGCAGGCCGCCGCGTTCCTCGGTGCCATCGTGACCGCCTTCGCCGTCTACGTCATCGCGACGGAGGGCGGGCGCACGCCAGTCGCCACCCTGCTGCTGGCCGGCGTCGCGGTGCAGGCGCTGCTGGGCGCGGTCATCTCCTACCTCCTCCTGCAGTCCGGCGAGAGTCTCGAACAGGCCGTCTACTGGCTGATGGGCAACCTCCACAACAGCCGCTGGTCCGACGTCGAGGTGACGCTGCCGCTGGCGGCGCTGGCCTTCGTCGTCCTGCTGGCGTACACGCGCGACCTGAACGTGATGTTGCTCGGAGAGGAGGACGCCACCGCCGTCGGCATCGAAGTCGAGCGCACGAAGCGGATTCTGCTGGCGGTCTCCAGCGTCATCACAGCCGCGGCCGTCGCCGTCGCGGGCGTCATCGGCTTCGTCGGCCTGGTCGTCCCCCACATCATGCGCCTGGTCGTCGGCCCCGACCACCGCCTGTTGCTCCCGACGAGCGCGCTCGCGGGTGCCTCCTTCCTCGTCGTGACCGACACCGTCGCCCGCGCCGGTGCCGCGGAACTGCCGGTCGGTATCATCACCGCCGCGCTCGGCGCGCCCTTCTTCCTGTATCTGCTCGTCCGCCGGGAGGTGCACGCGCTGTGA
- a CDS encoding heme ABC transporter ATP-binding protein, which produces MRADGVTVSFGDVTVLDGVDLAVETGELVGLVGPNGAGKTTLLRTINGVLAPDAGDVRLAGDRVTDLSSKAVSRRVATVPQDTQVGFAFTAEQVVEMGRTPHRSRLDWTDDEEPVAAAMERTETLELRERRIDGLSGGERQRVLLARALAQDTPALVLDEPTASLDINHQVRVLETVRDLVDDRRAALAAIHDLDLAARYCDRLLLLYDGRIRASGTPDEVLDDPALEDAFGTRTAVSHNPATGTATVAAVSEESAARDERVHVVGGGPLAARAVGELWRAGFDVTLGVVGEGDVAADTAARLGVDATTAPPFEAPPPAVRADAISTIESADVVVTTGGPGSSVVAPAVAAHDRVVAVGTDDPATVSPSAVPDAIEETLATQQAAGDD; this is translated from the coding sequence ATGCGCGCCGACGGCGTCACGGTGTCCTTCGGCGACGTGACGGTCCTCGACGGCGTTGACCTCGCCGTCGAGACGGGGGAACTCGTCGGCCTGGTCGGCCCCAACGGCGCGGGGAAGACCACGCTGTTGCGGACCATCAACGGCGTCCTCGCGCCCGACGCCGGGGACGTGAGACTCGCCGGCGACCGCGTGACCGACCTGTCGTCGAAGGCGGTCAGCCGGCGCGTCGCGACCGTCCCCCAGGACACGCAGGTGGGCTTCGCGTTCACCGCCGAGCAGGTCGTCGAGATGGGCCGGACGCCCCACCGCTCACGGCTGGACTGGACCGACGACGAGGAACCCGTCGCGGCGGCGATGGAACGCACCGAGACGCTGGAACTTCGGGAGCGGCGCATCGACGGGCTCAGCGGCGGCGAGCGCCAGCGCGTGCTGCTGGCCCGGGCGCTCGCACAGGACACGCCCGCGCTCGTGCTGGACGAACCCACGGCCAGCCTGGACATCAACCACCAGGTGCGGGTGCTGGAGACGGTGCGCGACCTGGTCGACGACCGCCGCGCCGCCCTGGCGGCCATCCACGACCTGGACCTCGCGGCGCGGTACTGCGACCGCCTGCTCCTGCTGTACGACGGCCGGATTCGTGCCTCCGGGACCCCCGACGAGGTGCTCGACGACCCCGCGCTGGAGGACGCCTTCGGCACGCGGACGGCCGTCTCGCACAACCCCGCGACGGGGACGGCGACCGTCGCCGCAGTCAGCGAGGAGTCCGCTGCCCGCGACGAGCGCGTCCACGTCGTCGGCGGGGGGCCACTCGCCGCCCGCGCGGTGGGCGAACTCTGGCGGGCCGGCTTCGACGTGACGCTCGGCGTCGTCGGCGAGGGCGACGTGGCCGCCGACACCGCGGCCCGTCTCGGCGTCGACGCCACGACGGCTCCGCCCTTCGAGGCACCACCACCGGCCGTCCGGGCCGACGCAATATCGACGATAGAGTCGGCGGACGTGGTCGTGACCACCGGCGGACCGGGCAGCAGCGTCGTCGCGCCGGCGGTCGCGGCCCACGACAGGGTCGTCGCCGTCGGCACGGACGACCCCGCGACGGTGTCGCCGTCGGCGGTACCGGACGCGATCGAGGAGACGTTGGCGACACAGCAGGCGGCGGGCGACGACTGA
- a CDS encoding heme o synthase, whose translation MLKSRVHSRTTGLLSAAAVGVYLLVVAGATASLADAASACSTWPTCQGPLLESGTLVALGHRVLAAVVGVLVVAAALAVLRSDTDRRVRIATLAALVLFPAQVGFGALLATSSGAAPFPGVHLLIAVSIFGALVMALAWHLEAETGSDERIEEFDPVPAPEPATDDEAAEPTVPLSARPLSKRVTARLFAYFRLMKPRLMWLLCLVAAAGMALAAGTDLQTRTIVLTLGGGVLAIGASGTFNHVLERERDKRMDRTSDRPLATHEIPKGNAVVFGIGLAALSLAVFWQVNVLAAALGLVAILFYSVVYTLVLKPNTVQNTVIGGAAGALPALIGWAAVTGDIGVPGLALAGVIFVWTPAHFYNLALAYKDDYERGGFPMMPVVRGETETRKHILLWLGATLALTGGLIWVTGLSWLTAAATAVVGAVFLWAVVRLHREQTEAAAFRAFHASNAYLGVLLVTIVVDALAV comes from the coding sequence ATGTTGAAGAGCCGGGTGCACTCGCGAACGACGGGTCTGCTCTCGGCGGCCGCGGTCGGCGTCTACCTGCTCGTCGTCGCCGGCGCGACCGCCAGTCTCGCCGACGCGGCATCCGCCTGCTCCACGTGGCCGACCTGCCAGGGACCGCTCCTCGAAAGCGGAACCCTCGTCGCGCTCGGCCACCGCGTGCTCGCGGCCGTCGTCGGCGTCCTCGTCGTCGCCGCCGCACTCGCAGTTCTCCGGAGTGACACAGACCGCCGGGTCCGCATCGCGACGCTGGCCGCGCTCGTCCTGTTCCCGGCCCAGGTCGGCTTCGGCGCGCTGCTGGCGACCAGTAGCGGCGCAGCGCCGTTCCCCGGCGTCCACCTCCTCATCGCCGTCAGCATCTTCGGCGCGCTCGTCATGGCCCTGGCCTGGCACCTCGAAGCCGAGACCGGCAGCGACGAGCGCATCGAGGAGTTCGACCCCGTTCCCGCGCCGGAACCGGCGACCGACGACGAGGCGGCCGAACCGACCGTCCCGCTGTCCGCTCGGCCGCTCTCGAAACGCGTCACGGCGCGGCTGTTCGCCTACTTCCGGTTGATGAAGCCGCGCCTGATGTGGCTGCTCTGTCTGGTCGCCGCCGCCGGGATGGCACTGGCCGCCGGGACAGACCTCCAGACCCGAACTATCGTCCTGACGCTCGGCGGCGGCGTCCTCGCCATCGGTGCGAGCGGCACGTTCAACCACGTCCTCGAACGCGAGCGCGACAAGCGGATGGACCGGACGAGCGACCGGCCGCTGGCGACACACGAGATTCCCAAGGGCAACGCCGTCGTCTTCGGCATCGGGCTGGCCGCGCTCTCGCTGGCCGTCTTCTGGCAGGTCAACGTCCTCGCGGCCGCGCTCGGCCTGGTCGCCATCCTCTTCTACAGCGTCGTCTACACGCTCGTGCTCAAGCCCAACACCGTCCAGAACACCGTCATCGGCGGCGCGGCGGGCGCGCTCCCGGCGCTCATCGGCTGGGCGGCCGTGACCGGCGACATCGGCGTTCCCGGACTGGCGCTGGCCGGTGTCATCTTCGTCTGGACGCCGGCGCACTTCTACAACCTCGCGCTCGCGTACAAGGACGACTACGAGCGCGGCGGCTTCCCGATGATGCCGGTCGTCCGCGGCGAGACCGAGACGCGCAAGCACATCCTGCTGTGGCTCGGCGCGACGCTGGCGCTGACCGGCGGACTCATCTGGGTGACCGGGCTGAGCTGGCTGACCGCCGCCGCGACCGCCGTGGTCGGTGCCGTGTTCCTGTGGGCGGTCGTCCGCCTCCACCGCGAGCAGACCGAAGCCGCCGCGTTCCGGGCATTCCACGCCTCGAACGCCTACCTCGGCGTCCTGCTGGTCACCATCGTCGTCGACGCCCTGGCAGTATGA
- a CDS encoding DUF7546 family protein — MSTLDLSERVRPSGETLAWGMLVLTTEFLLVASYVVGLNVTVRDWTLFVVPFVWINVGLWAVHRTTPAAAATRKRLVAAAVAGGYFLLLAYFGGLVGPGTGGPLTSFTVELWDLPPGWSPAVLYNGPVLTLAILPYKVVGYLALAYLVYATALDASNALVGGVVGLFSCVSCSFPIIAGVVTGIVGSGGALAAVATGSTYLLSTVVFVVTVGLLYWRPAVGGFLSRRVRA; from the coding sequence ATGAGCACCCTCGACCTCTCCGAGCGCGTGCGCCCCAGCGGCGAAACGCTGGCCTGGGGCATGCTCGTCCTCACGACCGAGTTCCTGCTGGTCGCGAGCTACGTCGTCGGACTGAACGTCACCGTCCGCGACTGGACGCTGTTCGTCGTCCCGTTCGTCTGGATAAACGTCGGCCTGTGGGCCGTCCACAGGACGACGCCGGCGGCCGCCGCCACGCGGAAACGCCTCGTCGCGGCTGCCGTCGCCGGCGGGTACTTCCTCCTGCTCGCGTACTTCGGCGGCCTCGTCGGGCCGGGCACCGGCGGCCCCCTCACGAGTTTCACCGTCGAACTCTGGGACCTCCCGCCGGGGTGGAGTCCTGCCGTCCTCTACAACGGCCCGGTCCTGACCCTCGCCATCCTCCCGTACAAGGTCGTGGGCTACCTCGCACTGGCCTACCTCGTCTACGCGACGGCTCTGGACGCCAGCAACGCCCTCGTCGGGGGCGTGGTCGGCCTGTTCTCGTGTGTCTCCTGTTCGTTCCCCATCATCGCCGGCGTCGTGACCGGTATCGTCGGCAGCGGCGGGGCGCTCGCGGCCGTCGCGACGGGGTCGACGTACCTCCTCTCGACTGTCGTCTTCGTCGTCACGGTCGGCCTGCTGTACTGGCGGCCGGCCGTCGGTGGGTTCCTCAGCAGACGAGTGAGGGCGTAG
- a CDS encoding aryl-sulfate sulfotransferase: MSQRSLDGPDRRRGVGLAGQDVDEEGAALMPRGGGDGRSRGHRPLFLGAILLLVAPAILSGLTYSGDAPNGNVTDAENVTLVGVQGPFGPTGNGRILAIDTETGRSVWEYANDSAGENVLYYDVDPLGDGELLFVQETPAGDGTALVVNWRTDEVVERFPVPSDTHDVDHLGGTRYVVADKYNHRAYVYDAATGETVWEYNFSNHFPEYPAAGDAPSTQPSGPGGYTHLNDVDAVDNGSAFLLSPRNFNRVVLVNRSTKATEWTLGEQNDTSILDKQHNPTLLSQDPPVVLVADSENDRVVEYRRENDSWVRTWEYRGDLLWPRDADRLPNGNTLIVDTRGQRVLEVTPDREIVWERRVTTMPYDIERLRYGDEPSGPPIQSVTGAADSGDTSVLRDFYTLSLWVVPAWVSMAEFYALVAAALVGLGWIALEVAAAVRRRRAGG, encoded by the coding sequence GTGTCGCAACGCTCTCTCGACGGACCGGACCGTCGCCGCGGGGTGGGGCTCGCCGGACAAGACGTCGACGAGGAGGGAGCGGCGCTGATGCCGCGGGGTGGCGGAGACGGCCGGTCGCGCGGACACAGGCCGCTGTTTCTCGGCGCGATACTGCTCCTCGTTGCGCCCGCAATTCTCAGCGGACTGACCTACAGCGGCGATGCCCCGAACGGAAACGTCACCGACGCGGAAAACGTCACCCTCGTCGGCGTCCAGGGGCCGTTCGGCCCGACCGGAAACGGGCGCATCCTCGCCATCGATACCGAGACGGGGCGGTCGGTCTGGGAGTACGCCAACGACTCCGCGGGCGAGAACGTCCTGTACTACGACGTCGACCCGCTCGGTGACGGCGAACTGTTGTTCGTCCAGGAGACCCCGGCCGGGGACGGGACCGCACTCGTCGTGAACTGGCGGACGGACGAGGTGGTCGAGCGCTTCCCCGTACCCTCCGACACCCACGACGTGGACCACCTGGGCGGGACGCGCTACGTCGTCGCGGACAAGTACAACCACCGGGCGTACGTCTACGACGCTGCCACCGGGGAGACGGTCTGGGAGTACAACTTCTCGAACCACTTCCCGGAGTACCCCGCCGCGGGCGACGCGCCGTCGACGCAGCCGTCGGGTCCCGGCGGGTACACCCACCTCAACGACGTCGACGCCGTGGACAACGGGTCGGCGTTCCTGCTCAGTCCACGGAACTTCAACCGGGTCGTGCTGGTGAACCGGTCGACGAAAGCGACCGAGTGGACACTCGGCGAGCAAAACGACACCAGCATCCTCGACAAACAGCACAACCCCACGCTGCTCTCGCAGGACCCGCCGGTCGTGCTGGTCGCGGACAGCGAGAACGACCGCGTCGTCGAGTATCGACGGGAGAACGACTCCTGGGTGCGCACCTGGGAGTACCGCGGCGACCTCCTCTGGCCCCGCGACGCCGACCGGTTGCCGAACGGGAACACGCTCATCGTCGACACGCGCGGCCAGCGCGTGCTGGAGGTCACCCCGGACCGGGAGATCGTCTGGGAGCGGCGGGTGACGACGATGCCCTACGACATCGAGCGCCTGCGCTACGGCGACGAACCGAGCGGGCCGCCCATCCAGTCCGTCACCGGGGCGGCCGACAGCGGCGACACCTCGGTGCTGCGGGACTTCTACACCCTCTCGCTGTGGGTCGTCCCTGCCTGGGTCAGCATGGCCGAGTTCTACGCCCTCGTTGCGGCGGCGCTGGTGGGACTGGGGTGGATTGCACTCGAAGTCGCCGCCGCCGTCCGCCGCCGGCGAGCGGGCGGGTGA
- a CDS encoding Rdx family protein: MTKVQIEYCVPCGFRQQAIDVEQAILGALERELDELSLVMGDHGVFRVSVDGETVYDKEEDEFDVDDIVRELREHV; the protein is encoded by the coding sequence ATGACGAAGGTGCAAATCGAGTACTGCGTCCCGTGTGGCTTCCGGCAGCAGGCAATCGACGTCGAGCAGGCGATTCTCGGCGCGCTGGAGCGCGAACTCGACGAACTGTCGCTGGTGATGGGCGACCACGGCGTCTTCCGTGTCAGCGTCGACGGCGAGACCGTCTACGACAAGGAGGAGGACGAGTTCGACGTGGACGACATCGTGCGGGAACTCCGCGAACACGTCTGA
- a CDS encoding ABC transporter ATP-binding protein: protein MPAIRAEDVARQYGDTVALDGVSLSVDAGEVFALVGPNGAGKTTLVRALTGTTDADGTVEVFGQSPETVDRERIGLLPQDFTPAERLTARELVAYYGGLYDEARDADSVLADVGMADDADTHYENLSGGQQRRTCVATALVNDPDLLVLDEPTTGIDPAGRRALWTLLEDLAAAGTTIFITTHYMEEAERLADRVGLLADGRLVAVDTPSALVRTYGGDSLLRVTGDVPASATDAVDYPAEVTDGTLTVRDVPPAAIGDVADALTAAGVEYESLTWTEPDLEDVYLELTGREVTASGQSIDREDVSGTAEEAPASDAETEAEVSG, encoded by the coding sequence ATGCCAGCCATCCGCGCCGAGGACGTCGCCCGGCAGTACGGCGACACCGTCGCGCTCGACGGCGTCTCGCTGTCTGTCGACGCGGGCGAGGTGTTCGCGCTCGTCGGCCCGAACGGGGCCGGCAAGACGACGCTCGTCCGGGCGCTGACGGGGACGACAGACGCCGACGGGACCGTCGAGGTGTTCGGCCAGTCGCCGGAGACCGTCGACCGCGAGCGCATCGGCCTGCTGCCCCAGGACTTCACGCCCGCCGAGCGCCTGACCGCACGCGAACTCGTCGCCTACTACGGCGGCCTCTACGACGAGGCCCGTGACGCCGACAGCGTGCTCGCCGACGTGGGGATGGCCGACGACGCCGACACCCACTACGAGAACCTCTCCGGCGGCCAGCAGCGCCGGACCTGCGTCGCGACGGCGCTGGTCAACGACCCCGACCTGCTCGTGCTCGACGAACCGACGACCGGCATCGACCCCGCCGGTCGGCGCGCGCTGTGGACCCTGCTGGAGGACCTCGCCGCCGCCGGGACGACCATCTTCATCACGACCCACTACATGGAGGAGGCCGAGCGCCTGGCCGACCGCGTGGGACTGCTCGCCGACGGCCGACTGGTCGCCGTCGACACTCCCAGTGCCCTCGTGAGAACGTACGGCGGCGACAGCCTCCTCCGGGTGACCGGCGACGTGCCGGCGTCGGCGACCGACGCGGTGGACTACCCGGCAGAGGTCACCGACGGGACGCTGACCGTCCGCGACGTCCCCCCGGCGGCCATCGGGGACGTGGCGGACGCGCTGACCGCCGCCGGCGTCGAGTACGAGTCGCTGACGTGGACCGAACCGGACCTCGAAGACGTCTACCTGGAACTCACCGGCCGTGAGGTCACGGCGAGCGGCCAGTCCATCGACCGCGAGGACGTGTCGGGGACGGCCGAGGAGGCCCCGGCGTCGGACGCCGAAACGGAAGCTGAGGTGTCGGGATGA
- a CDS encoding ABC transporter permease has product MSRLRRIRAETSAASRAFLRRRTAVFFTFFFPVIIVVIFGVLIQTQPTGGGIFAEPPGWYLPGYLAVVVLFTPLSRVGSEVARHRDGNRFEKLATTPLTRPEWLVAQTLVNVVVIGLAGLLLLGLLVVATSATIAVSAQTVLLVPFVALGVALFCGVGAMLGSYADSQDGVIAASNGIAIPLLFLSETFVSPAMLPDWLPTELSPLTYFARGVRAVTYEAPADATSVPATGGLGGPEYLAVLAVLGIVAFALGARALPRTD; this is encoded by the coding sequence ATGAGTCGGCTACGACGAATCCGCGCGGAGACCAGCGCCGCGTCGCGGGCCTTCCTCCGCCGGCGGACGGCCGTCTTCTTCACGTTCTTCTTCCCGGTCATCATCGTCGTCATCTTCGGCGTGCTGATACAGACTCAGCCGACCGGCGGCGGCATCTTCGCGGAGCCGCCGGGCTGGTACCTGCCCGGCTATCTCGCCGTCGTCGTCCTCTTTACCCCCCTCTCCCGCGTGGGCAGCGAGGTGGCCCGGCACCGCGACGGCAACCGCTTCGAAAAACTGGCGACGACGCCGCTGACCCGCCCGGAGTGGCTGGTCGCGCAGACGCTGGTCAACGTCGTCGTCATCGGCCTGGCCGGCCTGCTGTTGCTCGGCCTGCTCGTCGTCGCGACCAGCGCGACCATCGCCGTCTCGGCCCAGACGGTGCTCCTCGTCCCCTTCGTCGCCCTCGGCGTGGCGCTGTTCTGTGGCGTCGGTGCGATGCTCGGGAGCTACGCGGACTCGCAGGACGGCGTCATCGCCGCCAGCAACGGCATCGCAATCCCGCTGCTCTTTCTCTCGGAGACGTTCGTCTCGCCGGCGATGCTCCCGGACTGGCTCCCGACGGAACTGTCGCCGCTGACGTACTTCGCCCGCGGCGTGCGCGCGGTCACCTACGAGGCACCCGCCGACGCCACCAGCGTGCCGGCGACTGGCGGACTCGGCGGGCCGGAGTACCTCGCCGTCCTGGCCGTGCTGGGTATCGTCGCCTTCGCACTCGGCGCGCGGGCGCTCCCGCGGACTGACTGA
- a CDS encoding ATPase domain-containing protein, translating to MASEGDSETPEDGGPEAEGAIQRCDYCRLPIPSDAVTREHEDVTYRYCSDACFDAVEDSDRVFTEFHGFRRFNTGVSVLDASLPQGVPRNSFVMLTDLAGTRTEALQAELVWRALQRGEPVVYVSFLEPPVSVAQEFVSLEWNVLPSLERGDLQILDCFTYRVDDRRRMYERMSTWNSHIRDVARDATTTVRDPSDMAQLQNRLDSALENVADRDHGVVVIDSLTELGSLVQPVQAYRFLKDVRADVCKGRFVPVFAGATVTGDGEAFPHDMGYIVDGLIEMRLNEDLVEGALVKQLRVRKMSGVLTFPEWEVYEYTAGEGIVTFDPVAQMEAAREDGNGESESTEKSDGDATDGE from the coding sequence ATGGCCAGCGAGGGTGACAGCGAGACGCCGGAGGACGGCGGCCCGGAGGCCGAGGGCGCGATACAGCGGTGTGACTACTGCCGGTTGCCGATTCCCAGCGACGCCGTGACCCGCGAACACGAGGACGTGACCTACCGGTACTGTTCGGACGCCTGCTTCGACGCGGTGGAGGACAGCGACCGCGTGTTCACGGAGTTCCACGGCTTCCGGCGGTTCAACACCGGCGTCTCCGTCCTCGACGCCAGCCTCCCGCAGGGCGTCCCGCGCAACTCCTTCGTCATGCTGACGGACCTCGCCGGGACGCGGACGGAGGCGCTGCAGGCGGAACTTGTCTGGCGGGCGCTCCAGCGCGGCGAACCGGTCGTCTACGTCAGCTTCCTGGAACCGCCGGTCTCCGTCGCCCAGGAGTTCGTCTCGCTGGAGTGGAACGTCCTGCCGTCGCTGGAGCGCGGCGACCTCCAGATTCTCGACTGCTTCACCTACCGGGTCGACGACCGCCGCCGGATGTACGAGCGCATGAGCACCTGGAACTCCCACATCCGCGACGTGGCCCGCGACGCGACCACGACGGTCCGTGACCCCTCCGACATGGCACAGCTACAGAACCGCCTCGACAGCGCGCTGGAGAACGTCGCCGACCGGGACCACGGCGTCGTCGTCATCGACTCGCTGACCGAACTCGGCTCGCTCGTCCAGCCGGTCCAGGCCTACCGCTTCCTCAAGGACGTCCGCGCCGACGTCTGCAAGGGCCGGTTCGTCCCGGTCTTCGCCGGCGCGACGGTCACCGGCGACGGCGAGGCCTTCCCCCACGACATGGGCTACATCGTCGACGGCCTCATCGAGATGCGGCTCAACGAGGACCTCGTCGAGGGCGCGCTGGTCAAGCAACTCCGCGTCCGGAAGATGAGCGGCGTGCTCACCTTCCCCGAGTGGGAGGTCTACGAGTACACCGCCGGCGAGGGCATCGTCACCTTCGACCCCGTCGCGCAGATGGAGGCGGCCCGGGAGGACGGAAACGGCGAGAGCGAGTCGACTGAGAAAAGCGATGGCGACGCGACTGACGGGGAGTGA
- a CDS encoding DUF420 domain-containing protein: MAVADNVRSGLRARPRAITAVLSVIGYVLVGGALYGFIPLFPELSNSTVNLFSHIIAGINTLALTSLLAGVYFIKTDQVQKHRAAMLTAFTLILLFLVFYLWKTGGGFEKSIVAPDTVTLVYLVMLGIHIFLSVVAVPVVLYAAILGLTHTPEELRNTSHARVGRVAAVAWSVSLFLGIVTYFMLNHIYAWEVREATALLLLVVGPSLRRW, from the coding sequence ATGGCAGTCGCCGACAACGTCCGGTCCGGACTGCGTGCTCGCCCCCGCGCAATCACGGCCGTGCTCTCCGTCATCGGGTACGTGCTCGTCGGCGGGGCGCTGTACGGCTTCATCCCCCTCTTTCCCGAACTGTCGAACAGCACGGTCAACCTGTTCAGCCACATCATCGCCGGCATCAACACGCTGGCGCTGACCTCGCTTTTAGCCGGCGTCTACTTCATCAAGACCGACCAGGTCCAGAAACACCGCGCAGCGATGCTGACCGCGTTCACGCTCATCCTGCTCTTTCTGGTCTTCTACCTCTGGAAGACCGGCGGCGGCTTCGAGAAGTCCATCGTCGCGCCCGACACGGTGACGCTGGTCTATCTGGTCATGCTCGGCATCCACATCTTCCTCTCGGTGGTCGCGGTGCCGGTCGTCCTCTACGCGGCCATCCTCGGGCTGACCCACACGCCGGAGGAACTCCGGAACACGAGCCACGCCCGCGTCGGCCGCGTCGCCGCCGTCGCCTGGAGCGTCAGCCTCTTTCTCGGCATCGTGACCTACTTCATGTTGAATCACATCTACGCCTGGGAGGTCCGCGAGGCGACGGCGCTCCTCCTGCTGGTCGTCGGTCCGTCGCTGCGCCGGTGGTAG
- a CDS encoding ABC transporter permease has product MSNEAAGGATASEPRPAGYLLLAKHVLYREYLIFVRYPANAIGGIVISLFFFGLLFYGGQMIAGQALTDSIEGIIVGYFLWTLSVGAYSAISNDIASEVQWGTLERHVMTPFGFAPVAFLKGVAKLVRTFVTSAFILAVMLLITDTQLQLPLGTIVVVAGLAILSVLGLGFAAGGIAVLYKRIGNWLNLLQFGFIILISAPAFDLGWLRFLPLAQGSAMLQRAMLDGTRLWEFAPVDLLVLVGTAVAYVGVGYYVFERATRRARKLGVLGDY; this is encoded by the coding sequence GTGAGTAACGAGGCCGCGGGCGGAGCGACCGCGAGCGAGCCGCGCCCGGCGGGCTACCTGCTGCTGGCCAAACACGTCCTCTACCGCGAGTACCTCATCTTCGTCCGCTACCCGGCCAACGCCATCGGCGGCATCGTCATCTCGCTTTTCTTCTTCGGCCTGCTGTTCTACGGCGGCCAGATGATAGCCGGCCAGGCGCTGACGGACTCGATAGAGGGCATCATCGTCGGCTACTTCCTGTGGACGCTGTCGGTCGGGGCGTACTCGGCCATCTCCAACGACATCGCCAGCGAGGTGCAGTGGGGGACGCTGGAGCGCCACGTTATGACCCCCTTCGGCTTCGCGCCGGTGGCCTTTCTGAAGGGCGTCGCGAAACTGGTGCGGACGTTCGTCACGTCCGCGTTCATCCTCGCGGTGATGTTGCTCATCACGGACACGCAGTTGCAGTTGCCGCTGGGCACCATCGTCGTGGTGGCGGGGCTGGCGATTCTCTCCGTGCTGGGGCTGGGCTTCGCCGCTGGCGGCATCGCCGTCCTCTACAAGCGCATCGGGAACTGGCTGAACCTGCTGCAGTTCGGGTTCATCATCCTCATCTCCGCGCCCGCCTTCGACCTCGGCTGGCTCCGCTTCCTGCCGCTGGCCCAGGGCAGCGCCATGCTCCAGCGGGCGATGCTCGACGGGACGCGCCTGTGGGAGTTCGCGCCCGTCGACCTGCTCGTCCTCGTCGGCACGGCCGTCGCGTACGTCGGCGTCGGCTACTACGTCTTCGAGCGGGCGACCCGCCGGGCGCGGAAACTGGGCGTCCTCGGGGACTACTGA